In one Dermochelys coriacea isolate rDerCor1 chromosome 20, rDerCor1.pri.v4, whole genome shotgun sequence genomic region, the following are encoded:
- the ATF1 gene encoding cyclic AMP-dependent transcription factor ATF-1 isoform X2 gives MEEVHKSTSNNSATPPQTMSIQGTPLQAAHLSHIAQQMSLRGPTPLPVVQLPGEQVQVQGVIQTAQSSVIHSPQVQTVQVSSLSESEDSQDSSDSIGSSQKTRGILARRPSYRKILKDLSSEDTRDRKGDDESPGVSTVTSMSVPTPIYQTSSGQYITIAPNGALQLASSGTDGVQGLQTLTMTNAGGTQPGTTILQYAQTSDGQQILVPSNQVVVQTASGDMQTYQIRTTPTTTSLPQTVVMTSPVTLTSQTTKTDDPQLKREIRLMKNRYVSFHVLLFNQLHTAIRFLKCMLNYNFRWQIH, from the exons ATGGAAGAAGTTCACAAGAGTACCAGTAACAATTCAGCGACACCACCACAAACAATGTCCATACAAGGTACACCACTACAGGCAGCTCACCTCTCTCACATTGCTCAACAG ATGTCTCTAAGAGGTCCTACTCCGTTGCCAGTTGTACAGCTTCCTGGAGAGCAAGTACAGGTCCAGGGAGTCATTCAGACAGCTCAGTCCTCTGTAATCCACTCACCCCAGGTGCAAACAGTgcag GTATCTTCTTTGTCAGAGAGTGAGGATTCTCAGGATTCATCAGATAGCATAGGTTCTTCGCAGAAGACCCGCGGTATCTTAGCACGGCGACCGTCTTACCG aaaaatcTTGAAAGATCTTTCGTCCGAAGACACACGAGATAGAAAAGGAGATGATGAAAGTCCTGGCGTCTCTACTGTCACCTCTATGTCTGTTCCCACACCTATCTACCAGACCAGCAGTGGACAGTACA TTACTATTGCCCCAAATGGAGCACTGCAGCTGGCCAGTTCAGGTACAGATGGTGTGCAGGGTCTGCAGACATTAACAATGACAAATGCTGGTGGCACTCAGCCTGGGACAACAATACTGCAGTATGCGCAGACATCTGATGGTCAGCAGATACTTGTGCCCAGCAACCAGGTGGTAGTGCAGA CTGCATCAGGAGACATGCAGACATATCAGATCCGCACCACGCCAACAACCACTTCCCTCCCACAGACTGTAGTGATGACATCTCCTGTCACCCTTACATCTCAGACAACCAAGACAGATGATCCACAGTTGAAACGAGAAATACGGCTCATGAAGAACAGGTATGTAAGTTTCCATGTACTGCTATTTAACCAACTTCATACTGCAatcag attcTTAAAGTGCATGCTAAATTATAACTTCAGATGGCAAATACATTAA
- the ATF1 gene encoding cyclic AMP-dependent transcription factor ATF-1 isoform X1: MEEVHKSTSNNSATPPQTMSIQGTPLQAAHLSHIAQQMSLRGPTPLPVVQLPGEQVQVQGVIQTAQSSVIHSPQVQTVQVSSLSESEDSQDSSDSIGSSQKTRGILARRPSYRKILKDLSSEDTRDRKGDDESPGVSTVTSMSVPTPIYQTSSGQYITIAPNGALQLASSGTDGVQGLQTLTMTNAGGTQPGTTILQYAQTSDGQQILVPSNQVVVQTASGDMQTYQIRTTPTTTSLPQTVVMTSPVTLTSQTTKTDDPQLKREIRLMKNREAARECRRKKKEYVKCLENRVAVLENQNKTLIEELKTLKDLYCHKNV, from the exons ATGGAAGAAGTTCACAAGAGTACCAGTAACAATTCAGCGACACCACCACAAACAATGTCCATACAAGGTACACCACTACAGGCAGCTCACCTCTCTCACATTGCTCAACAG ATGTCTCTAAGAGGTCCTACTCCGTTGCCAGTTGTACAGCTTCCTGGAGAGCAAGTACAGGTCCAGGGAGTCATTCAGACAGCTCAGTCCTCTGTAATCCACTCACCCCAGGTGCAAACAGTgcag GTATCTTCTTTGTCAGAGAGTGAGGATTCTCAGGATTCATCAGATAGCATAGGTTCTTCGCAGAAGACCCGCGGTATCTTAGCACGGCGACCGTCTTACCG aaaaatcTTGAAAGATCTTTCGTCCGAAGACACACGAGATAGAAAAGGAGATGATGAAAGTCCTGGCGTCTCTACTGTCACCTCTATGTCTGTTCCCACACCTATCTACCAGACCAGCAGTGGACAGTACA TTACTATTGCCCCAAATGGAGCACTGCAGCTGGCCAGTTCAGGTACAGATGGTGTGCAGGGTCTGCAGACATTAACAATGACAAATGCTGGTGGCACTCAGCCTGGGACAACAATACTGCAGTATGCGCAGACATCTGATGGTCAGCAGATACTTGTGCCCAGCAACCAGGTGGTAGTGCAGA CTGCATCAGGAGACATGCAGACATATCAGATCCGCACCACGCCAACAACCACTTCCCTCCCACAGACTGTAGTGATGACATCTCCTGTCACCCTTACATCTCAGACAACCAAGACAGATGATCCACAGTTGAAACGAGAAATACGGCTCATGAAGAACAG GGAAGCTGCTCGAGAATGCCGTAGAAAGAAGAAAGAATATGTTAAATGTCTGGAAAATCGAGTTGCAGTCctggaaaatcaaaacaaaactctaATTGAAGAGCTAAAAACTTTGAAAGATCTTTACTGCCATAAAAATGTGTAA